The following are from one region of the Candidatus Krumholzibacteriia bacterium genome:
- a CDS encoding protein kinase, which translates to MERRELGGYELREILGEGGMGTVYRAQDLTLDRPAAVKVIRAKSLSKEGKERFLREARACSRINHPNIITVYAAGEENGEPYMAMELIDGETLRDVIDKGPIDWRTATRWIIALLDALQRLHAEGIVHRDLKPENIMVTRDGIIKLMDFGLAHLTTQTAITQEGTTLGTVPYMSPEQVLGRRLDARSDLFSIATIYHEMITGMHPFRGDHPMAVMYSIRNETPKPLKLESSDYPVGLQGVLDRAFEKELDKRYADAGAFRDAILAVAPELTGTTVIERKSSPVRMALTVGIVSAVVFGVGLLGWNFVQGKRAAAHRAEAQNLNERALLAADDAAKEDLLRQALQKDPTYAPPYNELGFMALEAGYPVIADSMYRECLKRNPHFGPALLNIGNRFFDQSQYDSAAVYFERALRGEAPDSAIVANQLAAVYLRIGRPEDARGVLEAVIPLEEPRAMVRGYQLMNLGKALAAGGDSTAARERWLEARAVYPNIPELRELLPEPGR; encoded by the coding sequence ATGGAGCGTAGAGAGCTTGGCGGCTACGAGCTTCGCGAGATACTCGGCGAGGGCGGAATGGGCACGGTGTACCGGGCCCAGGACCTCACGCTGGACCGTCCCGCGGCCGTCAAGGTCATCCGGGCCAAGTCGCTGAGCAAGGAGGGCAAGGAACGCTTCCTGCGCGAGGCGCGCGCCTGCTCCAGGATCAACCATCCCAACATCATCACCGTGTACGCGGCCGGCGAGGAGAACGGTGAGCCGTACATGGCGATGGAGCTGATCGACGGCGAGACCCTGCGCGACGTCATCGACAAGGGCCCCATCGACTGGCGCACGGCCACGCGCTGGATCATCGCGCTGCTCGACGCGCTGCAGCGGCTCCACGCCGAGGGCATCGTGCACCGCGATCTCAAGCCCGAAAACATCATGGTGACGCGCGACGGCATCATCAAGCTGATGGACTTCGGCCTCGCGCACCTCACCACGCAGACCGCCATCACCCAGGAAGGCACCACTCTGGGCACGGTGCCGTACATGTCGCCCGAGCAGGTGCTGGGAAGGCGCCTGGATGCGCGCAGCGACCTCTTCTCCATTGCCACCATCTACCACGAGATGATCACCGGCATGCACCCGTTCCGCGGCGACCATCCCATGGCAGTGATGTACTCCATCCGCAACGAGACGCCCAAGCCGCTCAAGCTGGAGTCGAGCGACTACCCGGTGGGCCTGCAGGGCGTGCTGGACCGCGCCTTCGAGAAGGAACTCGACAAGCGCTACGCGGACGCGGGCGCCTTCCGCGACGCCATCCTTGCGGTGGCGCCGGAACTCACCGGCACCACGGTGATCGAGCGCAAGTCCTCCCCGGTGCGCATGGCGCTCACGGTGGGGATCGTGTCGGCGGTGGTGTTCGGGGTGGGACTCCTGGGGTGGAACTTCGTGCAGGGAAAGCGCGCGGCCGCGCATCGCGCCGAGGCGCAGAACCTCAACGAGCGCGCGTTGCTGGCCGCGGACGACGCGGCCAAGGAAGACTTGCTGCGCCAGGCGCTGCAGAAGGACCCCACCTATGCCCCGCCCTACAACGAGCTGGGGTTCATGGCGCTGGAGGCCGGCTATCCGGTGATTGCGGATTCGATGTATCGCGAGTGCCTCAAGCGCAACCCGCACTTCGGGCCGGCGCTGCTGAACATCGGCAATCGCTTTTTCGACCAGAGCCAGTATGACAGCGCGGCGGTGTACTTCGAGCGCGCCCTGCGCGGCGAGGCGCCCGACTCCGCCATCGTGGCCAACCAGCTGGCCGCTGTGTACCTGCGCATCGGACGCCCCGAGGATGCGCGCGGTGTGCTGGAGGCGGTCATTCCTTTGGAGGAGCCGCGCGCCATGGTGCGCGGCTATCAACTCATGAACCTCGGCAAGGCGCTCGCCGCCGGGGGCGACAGCACCGCAGCACGCGAACGCTGGCTGGAGGCGCGCGCGGTGTATCCCAACATCCCCGAGCTGCGCGAGTTGCTGCCGGAACCCGGCCGTTAG
- a CDS encoding tetratricopeptide repeat protein, with protein sequence VGQSPTPAPAGTDAPAAVLTSCRGSVMVTRAGGQATVATFGLSLNDGDEVRTGAEAEAEIMFAAGNWVSVGPNSSMKIKGHPGAKEPVKDSGSFEVVSNFLKLKSSEGSGSISGLRSGEKASTLVPLSPVQTKVRNATPTFSWRIEDESLELRFTLYNESGVQWQSDIADASSLAYPASAPALSPGVSYSWTLETTDPMVSPPLRTTAAFFEVIAPADVASLDKELAEIDAEKPGEVTYRLMRASLFFDRGLVEDAIDETETALASDPDNASLHAILGRLYAETGRTQEAMQEMQRSQK encoded by the coding sequence CGTCGGCCAGTCGCCCACGCCCGCGCCGGCGGGCACCGACGCCCCGGCGGCCGTGCTCACGTCGTGCCGCGGCTCGGTGATGGTGACGCGCGCCGGCGGCCAGGCCACGGTGGCGACGTTCGGACTCTCGCTCAACGACGGTGACGAAGTGCGCACCGGCGCCGAAGCCGAGGCGGAAATCATGTTCGCCGCCGGCAACTGGGTGTCCGTGGGCCCCAACAGCAGCATGAAGATCAAGGGTCACCCCGGCGCGAAGGAGCCGGTGAAGGACTCCGGCAGTTTCGAAGTGGTGAGCAACTTCCTCAAGCTCAAGAGTTCCGAGGGAAGCGGTTCGATCAGCGGACTGCGTTCCGGCGAGAAGGCCTCCACCCTGGTGCCGCTGTCGCCGGTGCAGACCAAGGTGCGCAACGCGACCCCGACATTCTCGTGGCGCATCGAGGACGAGTCCCTCGAGCTGCGCTTCACCCTGTACAACGAGTCGGGCGTCCAGTGGCAGTCCGACATCGCGGACGCGTCATCGCTGGCGTATCCGGCCAGCGCCCCCGCGCTCTCACCGGGCGTGTCGTACTCGTGGACGCTCGAGACCACCGACCCCATGGTGTCGCCGCCGCTGCGCACCACCGCGGCCTTCTTTGAAGTGATCGCACCGGCCGACGTGGCATCGCTGGACAAGGAACTGGCCGAGATCGACGCCGAGAAGCCGGGCGAAGTGACGTACCGCCTGATGCGGGCGAGCCTGTTCTTCGACCGCGGACTGGTGGAAGATGCCATCGACGAGACCGAGACCGCGCTGGCCAGCGACCCCGACAACGCGTCGCTGCACGCCATCCTGGGCCGGCTCTACGCCGAGACGGGCCGCACGCAGGAAGCCATGCAGGAGATGCAGCGCTCCCAGAAGTAA
- a CDS encoding T9SS type A sorting domain-containing protein, with the protein MVSLRSDHPRLRFIGWEPDAAYPSTTMGTEVTRDGVRQAFVGVIGDSKPLAPVVEFGRVEFEVVGEEPLVLSEEDLSFIIADLEVVGGGLRAFSPIRLEKNEVQPTYRFELAQNVPNPFNPSTTIAYSLASNADVALAIFDVTGARVKTLVSGRENTGVHRVAWDGTNDRGARVSSGVYFYRLIAGSFKSTKKMVLLR; encoded by the coding sequence GTGGTGTCGCTGCGTAGCGACCACCCGCGGCTTCGGTTCATCGGCTGGGAACCCGATGCCGCCTACCCATCGACAACCATGGGCACCGAGGTGACGCGGGATGGCGTCCGCCAGGCGTTTGTGGGTGTCATTGGAGATAGCAAGCCGCTTGCGCCGGTGGTGGAGTTCGGGCGGGTGGAGTTTGAGGTGGTGGGTGAGGAGCCACTGGTGCTCTCGGAGGAAGACCTGAGCTTCATTATTGCCGATCTCGAGGTGGTGGGAGGCGGGCTGCGCGCGTTCTCGCCGATCCGGCTGGAGAAGAATGAGGTCCAGCCCACGTACCGCTTCGAGCTGGCCCAGAACGTCCCCAACCCGTTCAACCCGTCCACGACCATCGCCTACTCGCTGGCCAGCAACGCCGACGTCGCCCTGGCGATCTTTGACGTCACGGGTGCACGGGTGAAGACGCTGGTGAGCGGGCGTGAGAACACGGGGGTTCACCGGGTCGCGTGGGATGGAACCAACGACCGGGGAGCACGCGTGTCGAGCGGCGTGTACTTCTACCGGCTGATCGCGGGCTCGTTCAAGAGCACGAAGAAGATGGTGCTGCTTCGGTAG
- a CDS encoding glycosyltransferase family 39 protein — MTDRLDKRASMILLGVIVLVALVLRLRGLGWALPYTYEEARPLHVAFQMWGWDRGGDATLNPHFFNYPSLLFYVHFVTQGLTYLGLQLAGRIESIVDWQVLFLTDPSVIYLTERAVTALFGIASVWAIARLGTLVAGRTAGLLAALFLALNAFHIGSSQRIDVDVPLTFFVIVALWAVVRISRGPVRRDYVVAGIAIGLAASSKYTGFFLLLPLVVAHVLGAGRHRHHALFIAAGIACVTFAFTSPFVLLDFREFWSALSYERSHMAEGHFGVAQTSSWIAYGKALAGRVVSIPVVLAAMAGMGWLAFRRRDRAAIVLLVFALFYLVIISSWKMRADRYLLPVLPVLLVFAAAPMAALLHSKTRLRRVTAVLLILAVGAVDLGRHGRAVAAMHADARTEAANWIDANIPHGAFILTEHYGPDFIAPPLLMQFDPSLRVQVLKRMGARPVHAVQRLPMFQTQPEESAPFYALALYPCADYVVTSSAVRGRYEREPARFPEQIRFYERLATETRMVREFAPPSGDGIRLTVYQRPSRSTPFSLRDSIPPPPILPPDAGSPDRQASFYYDLGANYAFFGFHREAYVSYIRALDRRPGDPRLFMQCAIGAVGALLSTGQTETALLVLERVAAAAPDDDVRARIKAMREQISAATP; from the coding sequence GTGACTGACCGCCTTGACAAGCGCGCCTCGATGATTCTCCTTGGGGTGATCGTCCTGGTTGCTCTCGTCCTTCGCCTGCGGGGCCTGGGCTGGGCGCTGCCGTACACGTACGAAGAGGCTCGCCCCCTGCACGTGGCCTTCCAGATGTGGGGATGGGACCGCGGCGGCGATGCAACGCTCAACCCGCACTTCTTCAACTATCCGAGCCTCCTGTTCTACGTTCACTTTGTCACCCAGGGGTTGACGTACCTCGGGCTGCAACTCGCGGGGCGGATAGAATCGATCGTCGACTGGCAGGTCCTCTTCCTCACCGACCCGTCGGTCATCTACCTTACCGAGCGCGCGGTGACGGCCCTGTTTGGCATCGCCAGCGTCTGGGCCATCGCCCGCCTCGGCACCCTCGTGGCCGGCCGCACAGCGGGACTGCTTGCGGCCCTGTTTCTCGCGCTGAACGCGTTTCACATTGGCAGCTCGCAACGCATCGACGTGGACGTGCCGCTCACGTTCTTTGTGATTGTGGCATTGTGGGCCGTTGTCAGGATTTCCCGGGGGCCCGTGCGCAGAGACTACGTTGTTGCGGGCATCGCCATCGGGCTGGCTGCGTCCAGCAAGTACACGGGATTCTTTCTATTGCTGCCGCTGGTGGTGGCGCACGTGCTGGGCGCAGGCCGGCACCGGCACCACGCGCTGTTCATCGCCGCGGGGATCGCGTGCGTCACGTTTGCGTTCACGTCGCCTTTCGTGCTCCTCGACTTCCGGGAGTTCTGGAGCGCACTGTCGTATGAGCGCTCGCACATGGCGGAGGGGCACTTCGGCGTGGCACAAACATCGTCCTGGATCGCCTATGGCAAGGCGCTCGCGGGTCGCGTGGTCAGCATTCCGGTGGTGCTGGCCGCCATGGCCGGCATGGGATGGCTGGCGTTTCGCAGACGGGACCGCGCTGCGATTGTGCTGCTGGTGTTTGCCCTGTTCTACCTGGTGATCATTTCGAGCTGGAAAATGCGTGCCGACCGCTACCTCCTCCCGGTGCTGCCGGTGCTGCTGGTCTTTGCGGCCGCGCCGATGGCGGCGCTGCTCCATTCAAAAACGCGGCTGCGGCGGGTGACGGCGGTGCTGCTGATACTGGCGGTTGGAGCCGTTGATCTCGGCCGGCATGGGCGGGCGGTGGCGGCCATGCACGCCGACGCACGCACCGAAGCAGCCAACTGGATCGACGCCAACATCCCGCACGGCGCGTTCATACTGACCGAGCACTATGGTCCCGATTTCATCGCGCCGCCGTTGCTCATGCAGTTCGACCCGTCCCTGCGCGTGCAGGTGCTCAAACGAATGGGCGCGCGGCCGGTGCACGCGGTGCAGCGACTCCCCATGTTCCAGACGCAGCCGGAGGAATCCGCCCCCTTCTACGCGCTGGCGCTCTACCCCTGCGCCGACTACGTGGTCACAAGCAGTGCTGTGCGCGGCCGCTACGAACGCGAACCTGCCCGCTTCCCGGAGCAAATTCGCTTTTATGAGCGCCTCGCTACCGAGACGCGGATGGTCCGGGAGTTTGCCCCTCCGTCCGGCGACGGGATCCGCCTGACGGTCTACCAGCGTCCGTCCCGGTCCACGCCCTTCTCCCTCCGGGATTCCATCCCGCCCCCGCCCATTCTGCCACCCGACGCGGGGAGCCCGGACCGGCAGGCATCGTTCTACTACGACCTCGGCGCCAACTACGCCTTCTTCGGGTTTCACCGCGAGGCGTACGTCTCCTATATCCGTGCGCTGGATCGCAGGCCAGGCGACCCGAGGCTGTTCATGCAATGTGCCATTGGAGCGGTCGGCGCCCTGCTGTCGACGGGACAGACCGAAACCGCGCTCCTCGTACTGGAGCGTGTCGCTGCCGCCGCCCCCGACGATGACGTCCGCGCCAGAATCAAAGCCATGCGCGAGCAGATAAGCGCGGCCACGCCCTGA
- a CDS encoding helix-turn-helix transcriptional regulator, protein MQPEQTDLSAELTQREREILSLLAEDATLHEIAERLGVSYATVRNHVQHILRKLGVHSILEAVAVFLLNAD, encoded by the coding sequence ATCCAGCCCGAGCAGACCGACCTTTCCGCGGAACTCACCCAGCGCGAGCGGGAGATCCTCTCCCTGCTGGCCGAAGATGCCACCCTGCACGAGATCGCCGAGCGGCTGGGCGTGAGCTATGCCACCGTGCGCAACCACGTACAGCACATCCTGCGCAAGCTGGGCGTGCACTCCATTCTGGAAGCGGTGGCGGTGTTTCTGTTGAACGCAGACTAA